The following DNA comes from Thermodesulfobacteriota bacterium.
CCTGAAATATTCGCATAAGTCCTTGACTTTTTATCAAGTTTTGTTTTATTATAAACGACAGGTAAATTTCCACCATTTTTTGCATAAAGGAGGATATATGAATAAATTGGAGCTTATATCCGCTCTTAAAACAAAAGCAAACATCTCGAAAGCAGAAGCAGCCAATGTCATCCATATTTTTTTCGATAATATGTCCCAGGCCATGACCCAGGGAGAACGCGTTGAAATTCGCGGACTGTGCAGTTTTTATGTAAAGCATTATAAAAGCTATACAGGCAGAAATCCGAAAAGCGGTGAAAAAGTCGTTATAAAACCCAAGCGTTTGCCATTTTTTAAGGCCGGAAAAGAATTAAAAGAACGGGTCGATTTCTAACTTTGTGTCCGACCTTTGATTCGATAACAGATCAGAAACGGCCCGTGCGAATCCTGGCTGCTTTTCTTCAAAAACGCAGCATTCCCCATGCGTTACTTTTTACCGGAATTGACGGCGTTGGCAAAAAAGATGCGGCTACCGCTTTTGCCATGGCATGCAACTGTATTGGAGAAAAGACAGAACCGTCTGAACTTATTGATCCTTCCACTGCCAAAACGAACTTACCGATAGCTGTCAACCCGTGTGGACATTGCCGATCATGCCGAAAAATAGAATCGGGTAATCACCCGGATATCATTAGGATAAAGCCTTCCGGTGCATTTATAAAGATAGATCAAATAAGAGGCTTGTGTGATATCCTGGCCATGAAACCATATGAAGCCAAGGTACGGGTGGTAATCATCTCTGATGCCCACGCGATGAATCCTTCAGCCGGTAATGCGCTTCTCAAGATGCTGGAGGAACCACCTGACCGCTCCATTTTAATACTTACTGCCTGTCAGATATCCGACCTTCTGCCAACGATTGTTTCACGCTGTCAGCACATCAGATTTAATCCTGTTTCGGTAAAAAGCATTAAGACCCGGCTTATGGAAAATCAGGGTCTTGCACCGGATAAAGCTTCAGTCATAGCGGCCATGGCAAACGGTAGTATTTCCCGAGCCATTGTCATGAGCCAGTCAAACTGGATAAATCTTCGGAACTGGCTTATCAATGCCATCGGCCCTGATCAATCCGGGGCATTATGTTCAGTGTCATCCGGTATACTTATGGCAGTTGCTGAAACGCTGCAAAAAAATAAAGATTTTCTTTTTGATTCGCTTGAGATAATAAAGTCTTGGCTAAGGGACCTTGTTGTATATCGGTTTCACCCTGAAAAAATCATGAATAAAGATTTAATAGAAAAAATTCAATTTGTCTCACCCAACATTGACATTCGGTCCCTTCTGCTTAAAATAGATGCCATCCAGACGGCGCAGAAAAATATTCAGTCCAATGCAAATTTGAGGCTCACCCTGGAAACCATGATGATGCAAATCGGGAGGGGCAGCGACCCATTAACCAAATGAAAAAAGTAGTCGGTATTACATTTAAGCCTTCCGGTAAAATTTATGACTTTGACTGTGGAGCGTTTGTACTGAACCGGGATGATTGTGTGATTGTGCAGACGGAGAAAGGGCTCGGTTTTGGAACTGTGGCCCTACCACCGGTTCCCTTTGACGAACGTCCGCCATGCAAGCCGCTTAAAAAAATATTTCGGCTGGCCAGCGAAAAAGATTTTCTTCAAAGAAAAAAGAATATTGAAACTGAAAACAAAGGTCACAGTTATTGTTTAAAGTGTATTAAAGAACTCGGTCTCAATATGAACCTTTTTTCCGTTGAAAAGGCCTTTGATTCGAACAAATTGACATTTTTCTTCACTTCCGATGGACGGGTGGATTTTCGTCAGCTTGTAAAAATGCTGGTCAAAGAGCTTGGTGCAAGGGTTGAGATGCGCCAGGTGGGAATACGCAATCAGGCAAAAATGTGCGGCGGAATCGGAAGGTGCGGGCGTAGCATTTGCTGCACGTCATTTCTGGAGAAATTCGGACATGTATCGATCCGAATGGCAAAGGAACAGAAACTTTCTTTAAATCCCACCAAGATCTCAGGTCTGTGCGGTCGGCTGATGTGTTGCCTTAAATTTGAATATGAAACTTACCTTGCGCTCAACAAAAAAACGCCAAAAACCAACGGGTCGGTAAAAACAGCTGCCGGAGGAAAAAAAGCGGGCAGGCATCATGTGAATAACGGCCAACCACGCCTGAACAAGGAAGATAACCATGAGGTAGAAACGATTTCTGATAAACTTGAAAACGAAAGAGACTTTTAAAAATGCCGGGATCCTTTTACATCACCACGCCGATTTATTATGTAAATGCTAGGCCCCATCTGGGACATGCATACACAACCATCATAGCCGATGTGGCAAGTCGGTTCAATAAAATGTGCAAAAAAGACACCTTTTTCCTCACCGGCACCGACGAACACGGGGACAAAGTTGTACGGGCGGCAAAAAAAGAAAATTTAAGCTCCAGAAAGTATGTGGACCATATCAGTACACTTTATAAACAGCTGTGGCCAAAACTGAATATAAAGTACAATCATTTTATCAGAACAACGGATCCTTCTCATATAGCGGTGGTGGAGCAAATCCTGCAAAGAATTTACGATTCGGGAGACATATATTTCAGCGAGTATGAGGGGCTTTACTGTTTTGGATGCGAGCGTTTCTACAATCAGCGGGAACTTGTGGACGGCAAGTGCCCTGATCATGAAACAGTCCCGGATGTGATTAAAGAGTCGAATTATTTTTTTAAAATGAGTCAATACCAGGACTGGCTGATCGATCATATTAAAAAAAATCCTGACTTTATACGCCCGCATCGTTATAAAAGAGAAGTTTTGGCTTTTTTAAAGGAACCCCTCGAAGACTTATGTATTTCCCGACCGAAAACACGACTCAAATGGGGCATTACCCTTCCTTTTGACAAGGACTATGTGACATATGTCTGGTTCGATGCCCTGTTGAATTATGTTTCTGCACTGGGATATCCTGATGGCGATCTTTTTAAAAAATACTGGCCTGTGGCCCAGCACATCGTGGCCAAGGATATTCTTAAACCACATGGCATTTACTGGCCAATCATGCTAAAAGCAGCCGGAATTGACATCTACCAAAACTTGAATGTTCATGGCTACTGGAATGTCGATCAATCAAAGATGTCTAAAAGCCTGGGAAACGTCATCGAGCCTTTGCAACTAAAGGAAATCTACGGCCTTGATCAATTCAGGTTTTTCCTTTTAAGAGATATGGTTTTCGGGTTGGATTCAAGCTTTTCAGAAGAGACCTTTGTACGCAGGATCAATTCAGATCTGGCAAATGACCTTGGCAATCTGTTTTCAAGAATTCTTTCAATGGCACATAAGTATTTTAACGGGATTGTCCCTCAGGCTGATCCGCAAGCGGAAAAACAGCTAAAGTCTGATCTTGAACAGGACGCGCGGACTGCGGTTGAAGAATTTGAAAAGGAGATGAAGACATTTGCCTTTCACAAGGCATTGGATGCGGTCTGGGAGTTAATCAGCCGCATGAATAAATATATTGATGTGACTGCCCCGTGGGTGCTGGCAAAGAAAAAATCGGCCCAAAAACAGCTCCAGACCATTATGTATAACCTTCTTGAAGGATTGAGAATCATATCCGGGATGATCTACCCTGTCATGCCGGATACCGCCGTGATGATGCAAAAGCATCTGGGTATGAATGTCTCGGAGCCGTTCTATACTCTCGATCGGCTCTATGCCTGGAAAGGCCTGTCTCCAGGCACAGCGCTTTTAAAATCGATTGCACTTTTTCCCAGAATCGATATGAAAAACCTCAAGGCCGATAAAAAAAGAGAACCAGGATCAGGTGATACAGTGTTCAAAGTTAAACCGGAAATTACATTCGAAGAATTTTCCAAGGTGGATTTTAAGGTCGGCACAGTTGTTCGTGCTGAAGCCATACCAAAGGCAAAAAAGCTTCTTAAGATTGAAGTGGATATAGGTGAAAAAAGAACCATTGTGGCCGGTATCTCGGAAAGTTACCATCCGGATGACCTGACAGGTAAACAGGTGCTTATTGTTGCAAACTTAAAATCTGCCAAAATCATGGGGATAGAATCCAACGGAATGCTGCTCGCCGCTGTGGATGATCAAGTATGCGCGGTTGCCACGTTTGACAAAAAAATAAACCCGGGAACATCTGTAAGGTAAAAGGTTAAACCGGAACAAACGGCAAAGAAAAAGATTCTTATCACCAAACACGAAAGGACGAAAAAGATAAAATGATGATTTGGTGTTTTCCTTATTTCATGTTGTCGTAATCGGTTTTTTCCTCAAAATCCCCAAAAAGTTAATTTTAAGAATGAACAAGCTACCGACATGCTACGGAATCATACCTGCCCGATATCAATCCACACGTTTTCCGGGAAAACCGCTGGCCGATATTCTCGGCAAACCGATGTTCTGGCATGTCTTCAAGCAAGCCAGTTTGTGTCCTGAACTCGAAAGTGTGGTGCTGGCAACGGACGATGAGCGAATTTTGTCTGCGGCAAAAAAACTCGATGTCCCGGTGGTCATGACCAAAGAGAACCACCACAGTGGAACCGATCGGGTGCTGGAAGCCGCCGAATCCATAAAAGTTCCCCGGGATGCTGTGGTCATAAACATTCAGGGAGATGAACCGGCACTCAATCCCGCTGTGATCAGCGAGCTGATTGTTCCTTTTAAAAACCCCGAGGTTCATGTCACCACCCCGGCAAGGAAAATTACCATGGAAGAGGCCCAAAGTCCGCATATGGTCAAGGTTGTTTTTACCATGAACCAAAAAGCACTCTATTTTTCCCGTTCTTCCATTCCCCATCCCAGGGAAAACCAGCAGGGTCAATTTTATGGTCATATCGGACTGTATGCTTTCCGCATGAGTGTCCTCCAGCGCTTTGTGGCGCTGCCACCCGGTCGCCTTGAAAGGATTGAAAAACTTGAGCAGCTTCGTTTCCTGGAAAATGACATACCTGTGCAGGTGATGGTAACCACACATAGAAGTATCGGGGTCGATCGCCCGGGCGATATTGAAAAAGTCAGTAAATTGCTTAAAAAAGAAAATAACTCAGGTGGATAGATTGAAGTCTAAACACCTTAAGCCTGACTACGTGAGTAGTTACAAAAAAAGAGAATAAAAATGAAAAAACCCGAAAAAGCATACTTTAAAATCATGGTTGGAAAAATGGGCGCATTTTTTCTAGCTGCCTGTAAACTTGCTTATCGCTGCCTGATGGCAAATGTTTATTTTTGCAATAGCAAATCCAGCGCAGTGGAAAATTCCATTATCTTTTTTCCTTATGCGGAAAACGTTCTCAATTGTGGACTTGCAGGCATCGTTTCATTTAAGGGCAAAGACAAGGCCGATCGGTCAGTCGACATGGCCTCTTTAGACGACATGGCTCAAAAAATGAGCCGGTTTTCCTATACGGCCTGTGAGAAAAACAATGACTCTTTTG
Coding sequences within:
- a CDS encoding HU family DNA-binding protein encodes the protein MNKLELISALKTKANISKAEAANVIHIFFDNMSQAMTQGERVEIRGLCSFYVKHYKSYTGRNPKSGEKVVIKPKRLPFFKAGKELKERVDF
- the kdsB gene encoding 3-deoxy-manno-octulosonate cytidylyltransferase, whose protein sequence is MNKLPTCYGIIPARYQSTRFPGKPLADILGKPMFWHVFKQASLCPELESVVLATDDERILSAAKKLDVPVVMTKENHHSGTDRVLEAAESIKVPRDAVVINIQGDEPALNPAVISELIVPFKNPEVHVTTPARKITMEEAQSPHMVKVVFTMNQKALYFSRSSIPHPRENQQGQFYGHIGLYAFRMSVLQRFVALPPGRLERIEKLEQLRFLENDIPVQVMVTTHRSIGVDRPGDIEKVSKLLKKENNSGG
- the ricT gene encoding regulatory iron-sulfur-containing complex subunit RicT — protein: MKKVVGITFKPSGKIYDFDCGAFVLNRDDCVIVQTEKGLGFGTVALPPVPFDERPPCKPLKKIFRLASEKDFLQRKKNIETENKGHSYCLKCIKELGLNMNLFSVEKAFDSNKLTFFFTSDGRVDFRQLVKMLVKELGARVEMRQVGIRNQAKMCGGIGRCGRSICCTSFLEKFGHVSIRMAKEQKLSLNPTKISGLCGRLMCCLKFEYETYLALNKKTPKTNGSVKTAAGGKKAGRHHVNNGQPRLNKEDNHEVETISDKLENERDF
- the holB gene encoding DNA polymerase III subunit delta', with the translated sequence MRILAAFLQKRSIPHALLFTGIDGVGKKDAATAFAMACNCIGEKTEPSELIDPSTAKTNLPIAVNPCGHCRSCRKIESGNHPDIIRIKPSGAFIKIDQIRGLCDILAMKPYEAKVRVVIISDAHAMNPSAGNALLKMLEEPPDRSILILTACQISDLLPTIVSRCQHIRFNPVSVKSIKTRLMENQGLAPDKASVIAAMANGSISRAIVMSQSNWINLRNWLINAIGPDQSGALCSVSSGILMAVAETLQKNKDFLFDSLEIIKSWLRDLVVYRFHPEKIMNKDLIEKIQFVSPNIDIRSLLLKIDAIQTAQKNIQSNANLRLTLETMMMQIGRGSDPLTK
- the metG gene encoding methionine--tRNA ligase, whose amino-acid sequence is MPGSFYITTPIYYVNARPHLGHAYTTIIADVASRFNKMCKKDTFFLTGTDEHGDKVVRAAKKENLSSRKYVDHISTLYKQLWPKLNIKYNHFIRTTDPSHIAVVEQILQRIYDSGDIYFSEYEGLYCFGCERFYNQRELVDGKCPDHETVPDVIKESNYFFKMSQYQDWLIDHIKKNPDFIRPHRYKREVLAFLKEPLEDLCISRPKTRLKWGITLPFDKDYVTYVWFDALLNYVSALGYPDGDLFKKYWPVAQHIVAKDILKPHGIYWPIMLKAAGIDIYQNLNVHGYWNVDQSKMSKSLGNVIEPLQLKEIYGLDQFRFFLLRDMVFGLDSSFSEETFVRRINSDLANDLGNLFSRILSMAHKYFNGIVPQADPQAEKQLKSDLEQDARTAVEEFEKEMKTFAFHKALDAVWELISRMNKYIDVTAPWVLAKKKSAQKQLQTIMYNLLEGLRIISGMIYPVMPDTAVMMQKHLGMNVSEPFYTLDRLYAWKGLSPGTALLKSIALFPRIDMKNLKADKKREPGSGDTVFKVKPEITFEEFSKVDFKVGTVVRAEAIPKAKKLLKIEVDIGEKRTIVAGISESYHPDDLTGKQVLIVANLKSAKIMGIESNGMLLAAVDDQVCAVATFDKKINPGTSVR